The DNA region AATCGACGCAGCCCGCTTTTAAAATCTCCTCGTCCCCATCCTCCATCACGATCTCGATGTTGTTTTCCCGGAAATACCGCTTGGCGAACCCGGGGTAGGCTCCCCGCACCTGCACGTCCGAGCACAGGAAGTTGCTGAGGTTATCCTTTTGCTGGGCCAGCAGGATATCGTCGGGGTGGCATGTCCGCGGATAGGAGCACATATAGGCGATCATGCAGCCGACCTTGAAATCCTTATTGATGTCATGGGCCAGCTTCACGGCTTTAGCGCTGGCGACAAACTGATGGTGCAGCGCCTGATACAAGAGCCGCTGATCCGTTTTGGCCCCTTGCCCCAGCTCGGCCCCCTCCTCCGGCATGATGGCGCCGGCGATAAAGGAGCCGAACGGCATGGTCAGGATATTGATTTCATTAAAGGTCAGCCAATACTTGACTACGTTTTTATACCGGTTAAAAATCACTTCGCAATACTTCACGTAAAAATCAATCAGTTTGCGGTTCGTCCATCCGTTGTATTGCTGGGCCAGATGCAGCGGGGCCTCGTAATGGGATATCGTCACCAAAGGCTCGATCCCGTGTTTCTTCAGCTCCGCGAACACCCGGTCATAAAACCGCAGGCCCTCTTCGTTGGGCTCGGCGTCGTCGCCGTGCGGGAAAATCCGCGACCAGGCGATCGACATGCGGAACACCTTAAAGCCCATTTCGGCGAACAACTTGATATCATCCTCATAACGGTGATAAAAATCGATCGCTTCGTGGCTGGGATAATAGGCGTCCGGCTCCAGTACCGGCGTAATCCGCCGCGGCGTCGTATGGGTGCCGGCGGTGATTACGTCAGCCGTGCTCAGCCCCTTGCCCCCTTCGTTGTATCCGCCTTCGATCTGGTTGGCCGCCGTAGCGCCTCCCCACAGAAAACCTTCCGGAAAAGCTATAGCCGTATTAGCCGTATATGCCATTCGTACGTTCCTCCCCAATTATTGAATTTCCCAATTTCCTTAAGGCCGCCGCCTCAAATGACCACCGTCAGCAAATCGTCCTGATAATCGACCGCTTTCCGTTCCGTTTCGATGACATCCAAATAATCGCCCGTATTGGAAATGATCACAGGCGTGGTTATATCATATCCTTCCGCTTTGATCGCTTCGGCGTCAAACTCCATCAGTACCTGGCCTTTGCGGACCTGATCTCCTTGTTTGACTTTGGGAGCAAAATATTTGCCTTTCAGCTTTACGGTGTCCTTGCCCACATGGATCAGGATATCCACGCCGTGGTCGCTGGTGATTCCGATCGCGTGTCCCGACGAAAACAGCGAGGTCAGCACCCCGTCGGCCGGAGCGACGACTTTGCCTTCGGCCGGTTCAATGGCGATCCCTTTGCCCATGGCCCCCGAAGAAAACGCCTCGTCCGCGATTTCCGACAGCGGTTTTACCGTTCCCTTGAGCGGACTGCCAATCGTCTCCTGCTTCACCAGCGTTTCGGTATTGCAGGCCTCTTTTGGCTTGGCATCATCCTCTTCATCCTTGTAACCGCCGAAGAACATCAGCAGGAAGCCCAAAACGAAGCTGACGGCCATAGCGATGATGGCCCCATAAAATGCGGCATCCATGCCTTGCGGACCAATAAAGCTGGGAAGCATGAATATACCCAGACCGCCCATGATATAGATTTGGCTGCCCATGGCGCCAAGAATAGCGCCGCCTGCCGCCGCCGCAATACAGCTTAAAATGAACGGCTTCTTCCGCGGCAAAGTAACCCCGTAAATCGCCGGTTCCGTAACTCCGAAAATCCCTGAGATAAAAGCCGGGATCGTCAGCGATCTTAATTTCGCGCTTTTCGTTTTCAGCATAATGGCCAATACCACGCCGATCTGGGCAAACGAAGCGCCAAACGTGCCGGCGAGAATCGGATCATGCTTGAGCACCGCCAGATTGTTGATGGCAATCGGCACAACTCCCCAATGCAGCCCGAAAATAACTAATATTTGCCAGAACGCACCCATCAACAAGCCTTCGATCACCGGGCTTAAGTTGTAAAGGAACAATGTGCCTTGCCCGAGCAGTTGGCCGGCCCAGGTCGAAAGCGGACCGATGATGATGAGCGACAGCGGAACAACTACCAGCAAGGTGAAGAAAGGAACCAGAAACGTTCTGACGACACTGGGGATAATCTTTCTAAACAGTTTTTCCAGCTTCGCTCCGACATACGTGGAGACGATGATCGGAATAACGGTTGACGAATAGGACATCAGGATAACCGGAATGCCCAGGAAAGTAATGTACACCGGCGACTCGAAGATCGTGCCGCTAAACAAGGTATACAGCGGCTCGCCCGACCCCATAATGCTGCTGAGCGTCGGATACACGAGTGAAGCCCCTATAGCCATGCCGATAAAAATGTTGGCGTTGAATTTTTTCGCCGCCGTATACCCGAGGAAAATCGGGAAGAAATAGAACAGACAATCGCCTATAGCGTTTAGAATCTGGTATGTTCCCGAAGCGGCCGTGAGCCAGCCCAGAGCCAAGAACAAGGCGTTGAACCCTTTGATCATCCCGGTGGCGGCCAAGACGCCCAGCGTCGGCTGAAACACTCCCGAGATGATGTCGATGAATCTGTTGAACAAGCTCATTTTTTCCCCGGACGGCTCCGCCGCCGCTTCCTGAAAGCCGCCGATTGCGGCCACATCCGCATATACTTCGGGTACGTGATTACCGATAACGACCTGGTATTGCCCGCCACTTTGGATGACTGTGACAATACCGTCCATCGCTTTTAACACTTCCGTGTTGGCCTTGCTCTCATCCTTCAACTTAAAACGCAACCGGGTTATACAGTGGGTCAGGCTGGCTACGTTTTCTTTGCCGCCTACGTTTTCGATAATGGCTTTCGCCAATGCTTCATATTTCATCGCTGCTCCTCCTTAATTATTTGCTAGTATTTATAAAAAAGGCGAAACCATACGGGCAGCTTCGCCGCCCCGTTTGGTTTCGCCTGCATGACCAGTAACGATCCGTTCCGGTTATTCGGTTTCTCTTTGCGTTACGCGATGCGTGTGAATCGTCAGGTACAGTTTTTCCTCGTCGGAAAGCGGCATGCCCAAATATTTCTCGATCTTCAGCACGCAATCGTAAGCTTGCTTATACTTGGCTTTAACCTGCTTCAGCAAAAAATGATCCAGCGTCTCGACCTTTTCCCGTTTGTTTAAACGTTGGAAAAAATAGCGCAAATGCGTAATAAACCTTTCGTAGCTCACCGACTGCTCGTCAAGTTCGATATTGTACGAATATTTGATGATATTCAAAATATCGCGGATCTTCTGGGTATGACCGGCCGCATCGGCTACTTGGCGTTTCCCGTCGTTCATTTGGGCGTTGATCAGATGGAGCGCGATATTTCCCGCCTCATCTTCGGGCAAGCGCTTTCCCGTCACCTCCTCGATGAACTCCAGCGCTTTTTGCCCGACCTTATATTCCTTCGGGTAATACTTCCGGATCTCCCAGATTAGCGGGTTGGCGTTGGCCAGCCCCCGGTCGTGCAGCCGGAACGCGTTGTAGATATGGTCCGTCAGGGCAACGTAGATAAAATCGCTTAGTTTGGTTTGCAGCATGTTTTTTCCGTACTCGATGATGTCGTAGCATAGCGATACGTATTCGGTGGGGATGTCGTCCATCAGCAGCTTGAATTTTTCGGAAGCTTCCGTCTGCTTAAGGATAAACACCTTCTCGATCAGCCCCTTATCCACTTCGTCTCCCGCGCTTTTCTTGAAAGCGATGCCCCGCCCCATCACGACGAATTCCTCGCGCTCCTCATCTCTGGCAATGATGGCGTTATTGTTGAATATTTTTTCGATGATCATCGAAAAATTGCCCCCTCCCCTTTTAAGCAAATGAGTTAAGCAACCAGTTAAACGCTGGGCGGAAAGCCTGTGCCGGGTGTAGCGGGAAACGGCGCATCAAATGTAAACGAATACATTTCGAAATTCGTACATGCCGGGCAACAGTGGCCTGCCCCCAAGAAACGCAGCGATTGTCACTTGCTTAGCCGACTAAAACCAAAAAAAGGCGACCCAAAAACATGACAAATCATGTCCCGGGTTTCGCCTTTTCAGTAACAATCCCAAATCCAGAATACCATCGAACATATTATTTGGCAAGCAAAAATGTTTACGCTTTCACACTAAACATCATTCCAATTTTTCCGATAATATACAGCTTTGCAGGATGCCAAAAACGATCCCAACGCCAGCCAGGAGAAGCTTCAGGAGCTGGAAGGACGCGTGCGGATCGTGAAGGATAAATTCAGGAGAACCTCAGCCTGATCACGGATTTTTACGGCAAATTTTACATGGTCCAGAGCCGTATGCGCCAAGACGCGCCGCTGCTGCCTTCGGAATACGGCAACCTCAGCGCTTCCGGGCTGGGATTTGATGGCCTCGCCGATAAAAGCACCTCCGAGATTGCGGATTTGTATCATCGCACGATGGACACGCTTGCGAAGTATAAAGTGCGGTTGGAGGAAAAATCCGGTATAACCCCTGGGGAAGCGGGCGGCAAGCCGGCGTTTGATCCGAACTCCGAGGCGGGGAAAGCGGAACTCGAGCTTCTGGACCAATCGCTCCGGCCGATCGCTAAAGTGTTTGAATCGTTCGAAGTCGATTACTCGCAAAAAATCGATATCCGTTTATAATCCGGAGAGCATTCTCACCGCGAGAAGCTTGCAGCGAATCTTACAGCAGGAACACAGCAAGAACCTCACAACAAGAAATAGTCTCCAAGCGTGCAGAACAATATAACCATGCTGATTACTTGGTTCAGATTGTACGAGGCCACGTTCATCCGTTTGCGGTTCGATGGTTTGATGATCTTATGCTCCGTCAGCAGCAAAATCACCGCAAGGATAATCCCCGCCGTGTACATCCAACCGAGATGCCGGATCGGGATCAGGGCGATCAGCAGCAGCACCATAATCAAATGCAGGCCGGCCGCAATTCTCAGGCCGTTTTTGAGGCCAAAAGCGCTGGGGATCGACCACAGCCCATGGCTCCGGTCAAAATCGATATCCTGCGAGCCGTAAATGATGTCGAAACCGGCAATCCATAACATCACGATCGTGCCGAGAATAAACGGCGTGAAAGCGAACTTCCCGGTCACGGCAAACCACGCGCCGATCGGGGCGGAAGCGATCGTGAAGCCAAGGTACAAATGGCTTAGATAAGTGAACCGTTTCGTATAGGAATAGGACGAGATCAGGAAAATCGCCACCGGCGACAGCACGAAACAAAGCGGATTCAGCATGGCCGCCGCGAAAATAAAGATCGCATAATTGACTATGACAAAAACGAGCACCTCCCTCGCCTCCAACAACCGCCGCGGTAAATGGCGATGGGCAGTGCGCGGGTTTTGCGCGTCAAAGGTGCGGTCGACGACACGATTGAAGGCGTTCGCCCCGTTCCGGGCGGCGACCAAGGCGATCAGCCCCCACAGTATGACCCGCCACGACGGGAATCCTTCCGCCGCCCACACCATCGATATGATCGCAAACGGCAGCGAAAACAGTGTGTGCGAAAACATCACCAATTCGCTGTACAACCTGATTTTGGAGCCGATTTTTCTAGCTACTTCCATGACATAGTCACTCTCCTTCGTTGCGTTAGGCATAGGGCCGGGGTGGCTTGGACGGGCAAGGTGGCTTTGAACGGGCAGGGTGAGTTGGGCGTAAGGCATGCGGCCATCCACTGCCGTCGCCTGGCTGTCCCCGAATAGCCGGGCAGCAGGTATGCCGAGGATCCGTTCAATACCCGGGGTCTCAAGGGCTGGACGAAAAAAACGCCGCCGTCCTTACCGGCCGCAGAAACTGCCGCAGCCACGAATTCCCTGTTCCCGCTGCCTATCACTTTCCAGCGCCCGCCCCAGGATAAAATAAACACCGACGCTATGGGCCGACGTCTTGGGCCGACGCTATGGGCCGACGCTAGTACCGAGGTTTGTAATAGCGGCAAAAAATGCCACTATTCGCCGTTCTTTGGCCGTATTATGGCAAATAGCGACATTTTATGTCTCTATTTCCGAGGAACCCCCACCAAATTGCCGTTTTTTCCATCTCCGCCCGAAAATAGCACCCTTTTGTGCCGTTATCTTTCCGCAGGGTGGCCCGCGCCGCGAAATAAGGGCATAATTTGCCGCTATTTCTCCGCTCCGGCGACGTATAGGTCAAGAGCCGCCGGGAACGGGAACGGGGACGGCCGGGGATCAGCCACGGGCCGGGGCACTCCGCCCGGGACGCTGGCGGGGATCAGCCATAGGCCGGGCCGCTCTGCACGGGGCGCCGGCGGGGATCAGCCATGGGCTGGGCCGCTCTGCACGGGGCGCCAGTGTGGACCAGCCATGGGCTGGGCCACTCTGCACGGGACGCTGGCGGGGGTCAGCCACGGGCCGAGACGCTCCGCCCGGGGCGCCGGCGGGGATCAGCAATAGGCCGGGCCGCTCTGCACGGGGCGCCGGCGGAGATCAGCCACGGGCCGGGGCACTCCGCCCGGGACGCTGGCGGGGGTCAGCCACGGGCCGAGACGCTGCCGGGGGCGGCGGGCCCGGTGCGCCGGTACCTGCGGGCCGGCTGACCGAGTGACCGGGCGAGCCCGGCTGGCCGGGCTGACGGTGCTGGCCGGCGGTTAGGCCAAGCCGGCCAGCACCGCTTCCAGCGCGGACAACATGCCGTCGATGTCGGCTTCGGCGATGACGAGCGGCGGTTGGAAGGCAAGAACGTTGCGATTGACGCCGTTTTTGCCGATAAGATAGCCGCGGTCCTTCATCGCCTCGAGCACGTCATCGACGAGCCCGGCCCCGCGCTGCGGCTCATCGGCGCACAGCTCCGCGCCGAGCATCAGCCCCGCGCCGCGCACGTCTAGCGCGAGCTGAGGGAACCGCACGGCGAGGTCCTCAAGCCCGCCGCGCAGCTGGGCCCCGAGGCGCTCCGCCCGTTCGGGCAGGCGATGCGCCTCGATGTAGTCCAAGACCGCAAGCGCGGTCACGGACGAAACCGGGTTGCCGCCGAACGTGGAGGCGGATGGCCGCGTGAAGCTGGCGGCGATTTCGTCGGTGGCGGCGAAGCCCGCCACCGGGATGCCGCCTCCAAGCGCTTTGGCCATCGTCACGATGTCCGGCGCAACGCCGTAGCGGTCCATGGCGAACATCCGGCCCGTACGCCCAAACCCGGTCTGAATTTCATCGGCGATCAGCAGCACCCCGTGCTGCTCCAGCAGCCGCTTCACTTCAGCGAAATACCAGTCCGGCGGCGCGATGATGCCGCCGTTGCCCTGGATCGGCTCGGCGATCATCGCGGCGATCTCGCCGCCTTTCGCCGCCAGCGCCGCCCGCAGCGCCGCGATGGAGCGCCGGCCCGCTTCATCGGCGCTCATCCCCCGCTCGTAGGGGCGGGGGATAAACGTCACATCCGCAGCCTCCGCCAGCTGCGAGTCGGTGCGCCACATCTGCAGGCCGGTGACGCTCATCGTCAGATACGTCCGGCCGTGCAGAGACTGCTCCAGCGCCAGAAAGCCGCGGCGTCCCGTATGCAAACGGGCGAGCAGCAGCGCCCCTTCATTCGCCTCCGACCCGCTGTTTACAAAAAACGTCCGGCGAAGCCGCCCGGGCAATACCCCGGCCAGCCTCTCGGCAAGCTCCACATTGGGCTGCGTCAGATAAATCGTGCACGTATGCTGCAGCGTACGCAGCTGCTCCGCCGTCCGCTCGGCGATTTCCGGATTGCAATGTCCGGTGGCCACGACGGAAACGCCGGCGAAAAAGTCGGTGTACCGCGTCCCGTCATGCCCGTACAAATACTGCATTTCCCCTTTGACCAGCTGCGGCGGATTGCGATAAAAATGGCTCGTGCATGGATAAAAATACCGCTGCCGCTTTTGCAGCACACCCTCCGGTCCGATATACGTTCGCATAATTTTCCGCTTCCCTTCTGTTGAGTAAGTCTTGTAAAGGAGCAAGTATAGCGAGCCGCCCAACCTGCCCCGCAAAACACCGCTCGCTTACCGCAGCTGCGGGTGCCGTTTGTGTAATGGCTGCCTTGCTTGAGTAGCGACCGCTTAATTGGGGCCCGCAACCTCTTTGGTTCTCGTCTCCTAATGTGTACCTGCCTCCACTGTTGCTCCTACGGCCTTACTTGCAGCTGCCGATTCATTTGGTGCCAATTCATTTGAAGCTGCCTCATTTTGGGCCCGCGGCTTCTATTGCAGCCTTCGCCTCATTCGTGCCCGCAGCTTCATTTACTACCGCGGCCCCTTTTGCAGCTGCCGCCTCCGCCTCCGCCTTCGCCGCACTGGCGCTGCCTCCGTCGAACTGCAGCGCGCCAAGCGTATAGCCGGCATAAACCGGGGGCAGCTTGGCAAACTCCGCTTCAGCCGTATCCGGCGCCGCCGCCGCGTTTTTATATGCCCGTACGATACGTTCCAGGTCCTCCGCGCGGTAGGTCGCCCCTTCAATCCGCAGCACGGACGCCCCTGCGGCGGCCAATTCTTTGACGGCCGGCAGCAGGCACAGCTCCTTGGCGAGCATCAGATGGTTACGGCCGTATACGTCCCGGTAAACCGGGTTTTCGCCCTTGTCGGTTTTCAATACGAGGATGTGGTTGCCGACGTAATGGTTGTCTTCTTCGGCAATCGGTTCGAACACCTCCGTATTTTCATACAGGTCATGCTCCATGTACATGATCGCCGGGGAACCGTGGACAATGACCTCCAGCGCTGCGGGCGCCTCGGCCAGCAGCGCCGCCAGATCGTTTAACGGCATCTCCATGGACGCCGTCATCCGGGTCAAGCCCAGCCCCCGGTAAAAATCGGCGGACAATCTGTTGTACACGTTCAGATTAAAGTCGCCGATCAACGGATATCCCTTGCCGGCAAATTTGCGGATCGCGCCCAGATTCGTCACCATCAAGCCATCGATCGGCAGGCGTTCCCCGGACAGCAGGGCGTCGTAAATTTCAAACTGCAGCTCGTTCATCATTCGCGGCAGGCACAGGTACAGCTTCGCCTTGCCTTTGAGCGCAGCGAGCTCCTTGACGTCGGCCTTCGTAAACGGGCGGTCCGGTTCAAACACGTCGCCGGACAAATACACATGGTCGGCTCCGGCCTTCAGCGCGGCTTTGGCCTGCTCCGTGTTGTTTACGTGTACGGAGACCTCCGCAGAGCCGGCATCCGATACGGTAGCGCTCCCTGAGCGGCGGCAAGCGCCTTCCCCCGGCTCCCCATGCCGCGCTTTATCCAGCCCTTCCCGAATCGCCGCAATCCGCACCGCGCTAAGCTCCCGCTCCTGCGTCGGCGTACTGAACACTTTGCCGGTGCTGTAAAACTTGCCGGTCCCTTCGTAGCGGCGGTTGATGTTCGCTAACCCCGGCCGGCCAAACGCGTAAGCGGTGGAGAAATCGCGTTTGCGGTTTTGGTACAGCAGCTCCGTGTCGCGGTTGCGTTCAAAGCCGACCGGATCGGCGATGTAGCGGTCGATGGCGTCGCCGTAGGCGCCCACCAGCATGAGAACGAAATCGGCGTCGCGCATGCGGCCTTCGATTTTAAAGGAGGTGATGCCGCCGTGGATCAGCTCCGGGATATGCTCGTACATGAACATGTCTTTCACGGCCAAAGGGTATTCCGCGGGATACACGTAGCCGTCTTTTTTAACGCGGTAATCCCAGCGGCACGGCTTCATGCATTTGCCCCGGTTGCTGCTCATGCCGAATACCATCGAGCTGAAGTAGCAGTTCGCGCCATGCACCGAGCACATGTCCCCATGCACGAAATATTCCAGCTCCATTCCGGTCGCCTGCTGCAAATAACGGGTGGCCGCAAGATCCATTTCGCGGGACGTGACGACCCGGGTTACCCCCATTTCCTGCAAAGCCCGAACCATCTCCACATTGTGCACGTTCATCATGACCGAAGAATGGACATCGATTCCAAGCCCCATCTCCTTAATCAGCGCTAGGACGGCAAAATCCTGTACGATAATGGCATCGGGACCCGCGTTCTCCAGAAAACGCAAGTACGCCCGCGCCTCGTCCAGCTCGCTTTCGTTCAGCAGATTGTTGACCGTGACGTACACTTTTTTGCCGCGTTCATGAGCCATCCGCACCGCTTCGGTAATTTCCTCCAGGCTGAAATTGTAGCCTTTGCGCATCAGACGCATATTGAGGCTGGGGCCCCCAAAATAAACCGCGTCGCAACCTGCGTCGATCACCTTTTTGAAAATTTCGAACGTTCCCGCCGGTGCCAACAATTCGACTTCTCTTCCGTTAAAATAACGCGCCACCGCGTCCTCCCCCTCATCCCTGTATAAGTTAAAACTACTCCCGCCCTTTCTTAAGTCCAACTAGAGTAATTTTTCGGCTATCCAATACACTGCATGGTTAACTCTAATGGATATGTCATTTACAAAAAGTGGCAGCCAATAACAACAGCGGCCAAAAGCATGTAGGATACCACGAACCACGTATCCAGGCTCTTCCACGTCAGCAGGTGGTATTCCGTGCGCGGCGCGCCAACGGCGAACCCCCGGGCCTCCATCGACAGCACCAGCTCCTCCGCCCGGCGAAACGCGCTGACCGTGACCGGCACGAGCAGCGACACGAGCAGCCGCCCTTTCTCTTTCCAGGGCAGCTCTTTCAGGTCCGCGCCGCGGGCCGCCTGCGCCTTAAGAATTTTGTGCGTTTCATCGAGAATCGTCGGGATGAACCGCAGCGCGATGCTCATCATCAGCGTGAGCCGCTCGGATCTTATGCCAATGTGCCCAAGCGGCTTCAGCACGCCGCTTAGGCCTTGGTTCAGCAGGCCCGGCGTCGTGGTAAACGTCAACAGCGCGGTAAAAGAAACCAGCAGCCCCATCCGGGCGGCCGCCAACAACCCGCTGCTTACCCCGCCCGCATATAGCGTCCAGGAGCCGGCGCGCCACAACTCCGCTCCTTCATGCACCGTCAAACATTGAACGACAAAGATGAACGCCATCAGCGTCCAAAGCGGCTTCGCCGCCTTGACGTAATATTTGAGCGGTATTTTTGTCGCCAGCATGTATGCGGCGGAAAACGCCGCCGCCGCGCCAAGCGCCGCCCACGAGCCGACGGCCACGATAGCGACGAGGTACAACAGCATCCCGGTCAGCTTGGCCCGGGGATCAACGCCGTGCACCCACGAGCCGGTGTCGATGCAGCGTCCGAACAGCAATTTGTTCCGCATGTCATCCGCCCCCCTCTCTCGCCGCGCCGCGGACTGCAAAAGCCAGCTTTTCCGGGCCCGGCCGCCCAACCGCGTTTGGCTGAACCGCCTTTTCTTCCTGGAGCGGCTTGGCTTTGACGGCTTCCGGCTCCAGCCCTAGGACAGCCGCGTCCGGAACCGGACGCTGGCTCTCTGTATCCGGCACAGCGGTCGGCGCTGCGCCATTGCCCGCCACGGCGGAAGGCGACGCGCCCTTCCCCGGCTCCACCGGGGACGCTGCGGCATTGCCCGCCACGGCGGAAGGCGACGCGCCCAACTCCGGCTCCACCAGAGACGCTGCGGCATTGCTTCCCACAGCGGAAGACGCCGCGCCCAACTCCGGCATCACCGGAGACGCTCCGGCGTTCTCCGGCGCGGCTCCCGCCGCATCCATCACCGCGCCCCCCGCCAGCTCTGTTCGCGGCAGCGGCAGCGGCAGCAGCCGCGCCAGCCGCTCGGCCAGCGCTTCCGCCGTCAGGCAGGGCTCCTCCGCCTCCAGCCCAAACCGGGCGCTCACCGCCCTCCAACAGTGGATGCTGTCGGGCAGCTTCAGCCCTTCCGCCTCCAGTCTCGCGGCTTCCCGCACCAATTCGCCCGGCGTGCCTTGAAACGAAATCCGCCCCTCCTTCATGACGATCCACCGCTCCGCGTACGGAAGCATTTCCTCCATACGATGGGTGACGACGATCACCGTCTTGCCTTGCTCCCGATGCAGCCGGGCCAACATCCCGGCCAGTTCGGCCCGGCTTTGCGGATCAAGCGTCGCCGTCGGCTCATCGAGCGCAATGACGTCCGGTTCCATCGCCAGCACCGCGGCGATCGCCACTTTGCGCATCTGCCCGCCGCTCAGATGAAACGGGTTGCGCGCCAGGAACGAATCGTCCAGCCCGACCAGTTTCAGCGCCCGGCTGGCCCGTTCCCTGGCTTCAG from Paenibacillus macerans includes:
- a CDS encoding glycoside hydrolase family 1 protein, translating into MAYTANTAIAFPEGFLWGGATAANQIEGGYNEGGKGLSTADVITAGTHTTPRRITPVLEPDAYYPSHEAIDFYHRYEDDIKLFAEMGFKVFRMSIAWSRIFPHGDDAEPNEEGLRFYDRVFAELKKHGIEPLVTISHYEAPLHLAQQYNGWTNRKLIDFYVKYCEVIFNRYKNVVKYWLTFNEINILTMPFGSFIAGAIMPEEGAELGQGAKTDQRLLYQALHHQFVASAKAVKLAHDINKDFKVGCMIAYMCSYPRTCHPDDILLAQQKDNLSNFLCSDVQVRGAYPGFAKRYFRENNIEIVMEDGDEEILKAGCVDFYTFSYYSSVCVSADPEHEQVGGNLSLGLKNPYLQASAWDWQIDPTGLRWSLNNIYNRYEIPLMVVENGLGAADTVAEDGSIHDDYRIEYLREHIKAMKEAIADGVDLIGYTPWGCIDLVSAGTGEMKKRYGFIYVDKDNEGRGTLARSRKQSFHWYKQVIASNGERLE
- a CDS encoding beta-glucoside-specific PTS transporter subunit IIABC, which translates into the protein MKYEALAKAIIENVGGKENVASLTHCITRLRFKLKDESKANTEVLKAMDGIVTVIQSGGQYQVVIGNHVPEVYADVAAIGGFQEAAAEPSGEKMSLFNRFIDIISGVFQPTLGVLAATGMIKGFNALFLALGWLTAASGTYQILNAIGDCLFYFFPIFLGYTAAKKFNANIFIGMAIGASLVYPTLSSIMGSGEPLYTLFSGTIFESPVYITFLGIPVILMSYSSTVIPIIVSTYVGAKLEKLFRKIIPSVVRTFLVPFFTLLVVVPLSLIIIGPLSTWAGQLLGQGTLFLYNLSPVIEGLLMGAFWQILVIFGLHWGVVPIAINNLAVLKHDPILAGTFGASFAQIGVVLAIMLKTKSAKLRSLTIPAFISGIFGVTEPAIYGVTLPRKKPFILSCIAAAAGGAILGAMGSQIYIMGGLGIFMLPSFIGPQGMDAAFYGAIIAMAVSFVLGFLLMFFGGYKDEEDDAKPKEACNTETLVKQETIGSPLKGTVKPLSEIADEAFSSGAMGKGIAIEPAEGKVVAPADGVLTSLFSSGHAIGITSDHGVDILIHVGKDTVKLKGKYFAPKVKQGDQVRKGQVLMEFDAEAIKAEGYDITTPVIISNTGDYLDVIETERKAVDYQDDLLTVVI
- the licT gene encoding BglG family transcription antiterminator LicT, which encodes MIIEKIFNNNAIIARDEEREEFVVMGRGIAFKKSAGDEVDKGLIEKVFILKQTEASEKFKLLMDDIPTEYVSLCYDIIEYGKNMLQTKLSDFIYVALTDHIYNAFRLHDRGLANANPLIWEIRKYYPKEYKVGQKALEFIEEVTGKRLPEDEAGNIALHLINAQMNDGKRQVADAAGHTQKIRDILNIIKYSYNIELDEQSVSYERFITHLRYFFQRLNKREKVETLDHFLLKQVKAKYKQAYDCVLKIEKYLGMPLSDEEKLYLTIHTHRVTQRETE
- a CDS encoding UbiA-like polyprenyltransferase, with the protein product MEVARKIGSKIRLYSELVMFSHTLFSLPFAIISMVWAAEGFPSWRVILWGLIALVAARNGANAFNRVVDRTFDAQNPRTAHRHLPRRLLEAREVLVFVIVNYAIFIFAAAMLNPLCFVLSPVAIFLISSYSYTKRFTYLSHLYLGFTIASAPIGAWFAVTGKFAFTPFILGTIVMLWIAGFDIIYGSQDIDFDRSHGLWSIPSAFGLKNGLRIAAGLHLIMVLLLIALIPIRHLGWMYTAGIILAVILLLTEHKIIKPSNRKRMNVASYNLNQVISMVILFCTLGDYFLL
- a CDS encoding aspartate aminotransferase family protein, yielding MRTYIGPEGVLQKRQRYFYPCTSHFYRNPPQLVKGEMQYLYGHDGTRYTDFFAGVSVVATGHCNPEIAERTAEQLRTLQHTCTIYLTQPNVELAERLAGVLPGRLRRTFFVNSGSEANEGALLLARLHTGRRGFLALEQSLHGRTYLTMSVTGLQMWRTDSQLAEAADVTFIPRPYERGMSADEAGRRSIAALRAALAAKGGEIAAMIAEPIQGNGGIIAPPDWYFAEVKRLLEQHGVLLIADEIQTGFGRTGRMFAMDRYGVAPDIVTMAKALGGGIPVAGFAATDEIAASFTRPSASTFGGNPVSSVTALAVLDYIEAHRLPERAERLGAQLRGGLEDLAVRFPQLALDVRGAGLMLGAELCADEPQRGAGLVDDVLEAMKDRGYLIGKNGVNRNVLAFQPPLVIAEADIDGMLSALEAVLAGLA
- a CDS encoding peptidase U32 family protein, producing MARYFNGREVELLAPAGTFEIFKKVIDAGCDAVYFGGPSLNMRLMRKGYNFSLEEITEAVRMAHERGKKVYVTVNNLLNESELDEARAYLRFLENAGPDAIIVQDFAVLALIKEMGLGIDVHSSVMMNVHNVEMVRALQEMGVTRVVTSREMDLAATRYLQQATGMELEYFVHGDMCSVHGANCYFSSMVFGMSSNRGKCMKPCRWDYRVKKDGYVYPAEYPLAVKDMFMYEHIPELIHGGITSFKIEGRMRDADFVLMLVGAYGDAIDRYIADPVGFERNRDTELLYQNRKRDFSTAYAFGRPGLANINRRYEGTGKFYSTGKVFSTPTQERELSAVRIAAIREGLDKARHGEPGEGACRRSGSATVSDAGSAEVSVHVNNTEQAKAALKAGADHVYLSGDVFEPDRPFTKADVKELAALKGKAKLYLCLPRMMNELQFEIYDALLSGERLPIDGLMVTNLGAIRKFAGKGYPLIGDFNLNVYNRLSADFYRGLGLTRMTASMEMPLNDLAALLAEAPAALEVIVHGSPAIMYMEHDLYENTEVFEPIAEEDNHYVGNHILVLKTDKGENPVYRDVYGRNHLMLAKELCLLPAVKELAAAGASVLRIEGATYRAEDLERIVRAYKNAAAAPDTAEAEFAKLPPVYAGYTLGALQFDGGSASAAKAEAEAAAAKGAAVVNEAAGTNEAKAAIEAAGPK
- a CDS encoding energy-coupling factor transporter transmembrane component T family protein; its protein translation is MRNKLLFGRCIDTGSWVHGVDPRAKLTGMLLYLVAIVAVGSWAALGAAAAFSAAYMLATKIPLKYYVKAAKPLWTLMAFIFVVQCLTVHEGAELWRAGSWTLYAGGVSSGLLAAARMGLLVSFTALLTFTTTPGLLNQGLSGVLKPLGHIGIRSERLTLMMSIALRFIPTILDETHKILKAQAARGADLKELPWKEKGRLLVSLLVPVTVSAFRRAEELVLSMEARGFAVGAPRTEYHLLTWKSLDTWFVVSYMLLAAVVIGCHFL